In Juglans microcarpa x Juglans regia isolate MS1-56 chromosome 4S, Jm3101_v1.0, whole genome shotgun sequence, a single window of DNA contains:
- the LOC121263691 gene encoding early nodulin-like protein 1, with amino-acid sequence MAVIPRAIPAFMLLLLFSFSEAREIVVGGSADAWKTPSSQSESLNKWAESFRFRVGDSLVWKYDGGKDSVLQVNKEDYLSCNTSKPIEEYKDGNTKVMLDRSGPFYFISGADGHCEKGQKLVVVVLSPRHRYTGISPAPSPVELEGPAVAPTSSATRLQGGLMVALWVFAFGLF; translated from the exons ATGGCAGTTATTCCAAGAGCAATTCCAGCTTTTATGCTTCTGTTACTCTTCAGCTTCTCTGAAGCCAGAGAGATCGTGGTTGGAGGCAGTGCGGATGCATGGAAGACCCCGTCCTCTCAATCTGAATCCCTCAATAAATGGGCCGAAAGTTTTCGTTTCCGCGTCGGTGACTCTCTCG TGTGGAAATACGACGGCGGGAAAGACTCGGTATTGCAAGTTAACAAGGAAGATTATCTTAGTTGCAATACTTCTAAACCCATTGAAGAGTACAAAGATGGGAACACTAAGGTAATGCTCGATCGATCTGGGCCATTCTACTTCATCAGCGGGGCCGACGGACACTGCGAGAAGGGTCAGAAGTTGGTTGTGGTGGTCCTTTCTCCAAGACACAGGTACACTGGCATTTCTCCAGCGCCCTCTCCGGTGGAGTTAGAGGGTCCGGCTGTTGCTCCGACTAGCAGTGCTACAAGGTTGCAGGGTGGTTTGATGGTTGCACTGTGGGTTTTTGCTTTCGGTTTGTTTTGA
- the LOC121263692 gene encoding BTB/POZ domain-containing protein NPY1-like isoform X1, which translates to MKFMKLGSKPDAFQAEGKAVRYVSSELATDVIINVGEVKFFLHKFPLLSKSNWLQKLVLKATEENDNEICMVDFPGGPKAFEICAKFCYGMTVTLNPYNVVAARCAAEYLEMTEDIDRGNLIFKIEVFLNSSIFRSWKDSIIVLQTAKSLLPWSEDLKIVGRCIDSIASKTSVDPANVTWSYTYNRKLAGPDRIVEDRVKLPVIVESVPKDWWVEDICELDIDLYKRVMIAVKSKGRMDATVIGEALKMYAVRWLPDSVDGLVSDAHAQRNKSLVETIICLLPSDKGVGCSCSFLLKLLKVAILVGADESSREDLVNRISLKLHEASVKDLLIPARSPQITIYNAELVQCILNRFLMHEKSNWDMDVEKNEKETENFVLKLGSLLNVGKLIDGYLAEIARDRNLALSSFIDLARTVPELARPTHDRLYKAIDIYLKEHPSLTKVERKRICGLMVVKKLTMDASMHAAQNERLPLRVVVQVLYFEQVRASAVFRSVNNNSRDASLSTQNTDEECENTAESCRTLEKQMSQMDGKLAKKSSKNSRSSMQLLPSRSRRIFDKLWAVGKVHGDNRSPETSVSSQSPTSMVPVDTKSSGSSSRHRRHSIS; encoded by the exons ATGAAGTTTATGAAGTTGGGTTCAAAGCCTGATGCATTTCAAGCGGAAGGGAAAGCTGTCAG GTATGTATCGTCTGAATTGGCAACGGATGTCATCATAAATGTGGGTGAGGTGAAGTTTTTCCTTCACAAG TTCCCTCTCTTGTCCAAGAGCAATTGGCTGCAGAAACTAGTGTTGAAGGCTACTGAGGAGAATGATAACGAAATTTGTATGGTTGATTTTCCTGGTGGGCCAAAAGCCTTTGAAATTTGTGCAAAATTCTGCTATGGAATGACTGTTACGCTCAATCCATACAATGTTGTGGCTGCTCGTTGTGCAGCTGAGTACCTAGAGATGACCGAGGATATTGATCGAGGAAACCTAATATTTAAGATTGAGGTATTTCTCAACTCTAGTATCTTCCGCAGCTGGAAAGATTCCATTATTGTTCTCCAAACGGCCAAATCTCTTCTGCCATGGTCTGAGGATCTGAAAATTGTTGGAAGATGCATAGATTCCATTGCTTCTAAAACTTCTGTAGACCCTGCAAATGTTACTTGGTCCTACACATATAATCGGAAATTAGCGGGGCCTGATAGAATTGTTGAGGATAGAGTAAAGCTCCCAGTGATAGTGGAATCTGTTCCAAAGGATTGGTGGGTTGAAGATATATGTGAGCTGGACATTGATCTTTACAAGCGAGTAATGATTGCCGTAAAATCCAAGGGAAGAATGGATGCTACTGTGATTGGAGAGGCACTAAAAATGTACGCAGTTAGATGGTTGCCAGATTCTGTTGATGGTTTGGTTTCTGATGCTCATGCCCAGAGGAACAAATCTTTGGTAGAAACAATCATTTGCTTATTGCCATCTGACAAAGGTGTGGGTTGTTCTTGTAGTTTCTTGCTGAAACTGTTGAAAGTTGCAATTTTGGTTGGAGCAGATGAGTCATCAAGGGAAGATTTGGTGAATAGGATCAGTCTGAAGTTGCATGAAGCTTCTGTTAAAGATCTATTGATCCCAGCTCGGTCTCCCCAAATTACTATATACAATGCTGAGTTGGTGCAGTGCATTTTAAATCGATTCTTGATGCATGAGAAGTCCAACTGGGATATGGATGTTGAGAAGAATGAGAAGGAGACCGAGAACTTTGTCTTGAAACTTGGGTCCTTGTTGAATGTTGGTAAATTGATTGATGGATATCTAGCGGAAATTGCACGTGATCGAAATCTCGCTCTCTCTAGTTTCATTGACTTGGCACGGACGGTACCTGAATTAGCTAGACCTACTCATGACAGATTGTACAAGGCCATTGACATCTACCTGAAG GAACATCCGAGTTTGACAAAAGTTGAAAGGAAGAGGATATGTGGACTTATGGTTGTCAAGAAACTGACTATGGATGCATCCATGCATGCTGCTCAGAATGAGCGCCTCCCACTTCGGGTTGTTGTCCAAGTTCTCTATTTTGAGCAGGTTAGAGCATCTGCTGTTTTTAGATCCGTTAACAACAATTCCCGGGATGCTTCACTTTCCACGCAAAATACAGACGAAGAATGTGAGAATACAGCTGAAAGCTGCAGAACCCTCGAGAAGCAGATGAGTCAAATGGACGGGAAACTTGCTAAGAAGAGCAGCAAAAACAGCAGAAGCAGCATGCAGTTGCTGCCATCCCGGTCAAGGAGAATATTCGATAAACTGTGGGCTGTGGGTAAAGTGCATGGAGATAACAGGAGCCCTGAGACGTCTGTGAGTTCGCAGAGCCCAACTTCAATGGTTCCTGTAGACACCAAATCCTCAGGTTCATCTTCAAGACACAGGAGGCATTCAATCTCGTAG
- the LOC121263692 gene encoding BTB/POZ domain-containing protein NPY1-like isoform X2, with amino-acid sequence MDGLATTNLALLLYVSSELATDVIINVGEVKFFLHKFPLLSKSNWLQKLVLKATEENDNEICMVDFPGGPKAFEICAKFCYGMTVTLNPYNVVAARCAAEYLEMTEDIDRGNLIFKIEVFLNSSIFRSWKDSIIVLQTAKSLLPWSEDLKIVGRCIDSIASKTSVDPANVTWSYTYNRKLAGPDRIVEDRVKLPVIVESVPKDWWVEDICELDIDLYKRVMIAVKSKGRMDATVIGEALKMYAVRWLPDSVDGLVSDAHAQRNKSLVETIICLLPSDKGVGCSCSFLLKLLKVAILVGADESSREDLVNRISLKLHEASVKDLLIPARSPQITIYNAELVQCILNRFLMHEKSNWDMDVEKNEKETENFVLKLGSLLNVGKLIDGYLAEIARDRNLALSSFIDLARTVPELARPTHDRLYKAIDIYLKEHPSLTKVERKRICGLMVVKKLTMDASMHAAQNERLPLRVVVQVLYFEQVRASAVFRSVNNNSRDASLSTQNTDEECENTAESCRTLEKQMSQMDGKLAKKSSKNSRSSMQLLPSRSRRIFDKLWAVGKVHGDNRSPETSVSSQSPTSMVPVDTKSSGSSSRHRRHSIS; translated from the exons ATGGATGGTTTGGCTACGACCAATCTAGCTCTCTTGCT GTATGTATCGTCTGAATTGGCAACGGATGTCATCATAAATGTGGGTGAGGTGAAGTTTTTCCTTCACAAG TTCCCTCTCTTGTCCAAGAGCAATTGGCTGCAGAAACTAGTGTTGAAGGCTACTGAGGAGAATGATAACGAAATTTGTATGGTTGATTTTCCTGGTGGGCCAAAAGCCTTTGAAATTTGTGCAAAATTCTGCTATGGAATGACTGTTACGCTCAATCCATACAATGTTGTGGCTGCTCGTTGTGCAGCTGAGTACCTAGAGATGACCGAGGATATTGATCGAGGAAACCTAATATTTAAGATTGAGGTATTTCTCAACTCTAGTATCTTCCGCAGCTGGAAAGATTCCATTATTGTTCTCCAAACGGCCAAATCTCTTCTGCCATGGTCTGAGGATCTGAAAATTGTTGGAAGATGCATAGATTCCATTGCTTCTAAAACTTCTGTAGACCCTGCAAATGTTACTTGGTCCTACACATATAATCGGAAATTAGCGGGGCCTGATAGAATTGTTGAGGATAGAGTAAAGCTCCCAGTGATAGTGGAATCTGTTCCAAAGGATTGGTGGGTTGAAGATATATGTGAGCTGGACATTGATCTTTACAAGCGAGTAATGATTGCCGTAAAATCCAAGGGAAGAATGGATGCTACTGTGATTGGAGAGGCACTAAAAATGTACGCAGTTAGATGGTTGCCAGATTCTGTTGATGGTTTGGTTTCTGATGCTCATGCCCAGAGGAACAAATCTTTGGTAGAAACAATCATTTGCTTATTGCCATCTGACAAAGGTGTGGGTTGTTCTTGTAGTTTCTTGCTGAAACTGTTGAAAGTTGCAATTTTGGTTGGAGCAGATGAGTCATCAAGGGAAGATTTGGTGAATAGGATCAGTCTGAAGTTGCATGAAGCTTCTGTTAAAGATCTATTGATCCCAGCTCGGTCTCCCCAAATTACTATATACAATGCTGAGTTGGTGCAGTGCATTTTAAATCGATTCTTGATGCATGAGAAGTCCAACTGGGATATGGATGTTGAGAAGAATGAGAAGGAGACCGAGAACTTTGTCTTGAAACTTGGGTCCTTGTTGAATGTTGGTAAATTGATTGATGGATATCTAGCGGAAATTGCACGTGATCGAAATCTCGCTCTCTCTAGTTTCATTGACTTGGCACGGACGGTACCTGAATTAGCTAGACCTACTCATGACAGATTGTACAAGGCCATTGACATCTACCTGAAG GAACATCCGAGTTTGACAAAAGTTGAAAGGAAGAGGATATGTGGACTTATGGTTGTCAAGAAACTGACTATGGATGCATCCATGCATGCTGCTCAGAATGAGCGCCTCCCACTTCGGGTTGTTGTCCAAGTTCTCTATTTTGAGCAGGTTAGAGCATCTGCTGTTTTTAGATCCGTTAACAACAATTCCCGGGATGCTTCACTTTCCACGCAAAATACAGACGAAGAATGTGAGAATACAGCTGAAAGCTGCAGAACCCTCGAGAAGCAGATGAGTCAAATGGACGGGAAACTTGCTAAGAAGAGCAGCAAAAACAGCAGAAGCAGCATGCAGTTGCTGCCATCCCGGTCAAGGAGAATATTCGATAAACTGTGGGCTGTGGGTAAAGTGCATGGAGATAACAGGAGCCCTGAGACGTCTGTGAGTTCGCAGAGCCCAACTTCAATGGTTCCTGTAGACACCAAATCCTCAGGTTCATCTTCAAGACACAGGAGGCATTCAATCTCGTAG